In Helianthus annuus cultivar XRQ/B chromosome 8, HanXRQr2.0-SUNRISE, whole genome shotgun sequence, a single genomic region encodes these proteins:
- the LOC110870652 gene encoding uncharacterized protein LOC110870652 → MARRTVYDQATTGFAGGNSPITLPEIPNDRSWQIPSYIMTAITNSCQFHGRDDEDAPAHINRITRLCSTFSIEGVNLDARYLQVFLFSLAGRAAVWFDSQPAGTFTTWAGLRDAFLAKYFPPAKASRLRDQIHSFRMEPDEPYHLAWERFQTLITRCSQHGLSDWALVEKFYNGLTPEIRAHFDTSAGGQLMGKKTVAECNDLFESFAHSDMDYSTTSRTSIPVRTTSAGRGVNQVSLDPSVAAVVDTLRQEFRQELSELKKKVDRCEVCRGGHDTIDCPTITLEQVEYLASQSRGPTNPFNNSNSNWRGSGNSSGYCSSGKPPGFPSGQYQSRGPGIYTNSGSGQFSGSGSGGQFSSGGPTQESQGSGKAPEVSTNRLEGMFAQMMTRTEAFMKNQEQINKNNELQFKNQQAALLDLQRTVGGLAKQL, encoded by the coding sequence ATGGCCCGTCGGACAGTTTACGATCAGGCTACCACCGGCTTCGCCGGTGGTAATTCCCCCATCACCCTTCCCGAGATCCCGAACGATCGGTCTTGGCAGATTCCATCCTACATTATGACCGCCATCACCAATTCCTGCCAGTTCCATGGTCGTGACGACGAGGATGCCCCCGCGCATATCAATCGCATCACTCGTCTCTGCAGCACCTTCTCCATTGAGGGTGTCAATCTTGATGCTAGGTATCTTCAGGTTTTTCTGTTCTCACTTGCTGGACGCGCAGCCGTCTGGTTCGATTCCCAGCCTGCTGGCACTTTCACTACTTGGGCAGGCCTTCGCGATGCATTTTTAGCCAAGTATTTTCCGCCAGCCAAGGCGTCTCGCCTTCGTGACCAGATTCACTCATTTCGTATGGAGCCCGATGAGCCGTATCACTTAGCTTGGGAGCGTTTTCAGACCCTGATTACCCGTTGTTCTCAGCATGGTCTATCTGACTGGGCGTTAGTAGAGAAGTTCTACAATGGACTTACTCCTGAGATTAGAGCTCACTTCGATACTTCAGCAGGAGGTCAGCTTATGGGAAAGAAGACAGTGGCGGAGTGCAATGATTTGTTTGAGAGTTTTGCCCACTCCGATATGGACTACAGTACTACCAGCAGGACTTCCATTCCTGTGCGTACCACCTCGGCCGGTCGAGGGGTAAACCAAGTTAGCTTGGATCCATCGGTAGCTGCTGTAGTTGATACTTTGAGGCAGGAGTTTAGGCAGGAGTTGAGTGAGTTAAAAAAGAAAGTCGATAGGTGTGAGGTTTGTCGAGGAGGGCATGATACTATAGATTGTCCTACGATCACTCTTGAGCAGGTAGAGTACTTAGCCAGTCAGTCTAGAGGTCCTACGAATCCGTTCAATAATTCTAATTCCAACTGGCGCGGTAGTGGTAATTCGAGTGGTTATTGTTCATCCGGAAAGCCTCCTGGATTTCCATCTGGTCAGTATCAGAGTAGAGGGCCCGGTATTTACACGAATTCTGGTTCAGGGCAGTTTAGTGGGTCAGGTTCGGGTGGTCAGTTTTCAAGTGGAGGACCAACTCAGGAGAGTCAGGGTAGTGGAAAAGCTCCTGAGGTTAGTACGAACAGGTTGGAGGGAATGTTCGCCCAGATGATGACACGGACCGAGGCGTTCATGAAAAATCAGGagcaaattaacaaaaataacgAGCTCCAGTTTAAGAATCAGCAGGCCGCCCTCCTCGATCTTCAGAGGACAGTAGGCGGGCTTGCTAAGCAGTTATAG
- the LOC110870653 gene encoding uncharacterized protein LOC110870653 yields MEAPGKVQHRLVPASTAHAKESPVEKRMEKWSKNARPPPVIDISRLPFPARARQQLFSREYEKFLEMFTQLKVNLPFIEALRSMPKYAKFLKDFLKRKDKVGESSSNPLSGEVSAVILNKLPEKLTDPGIFTIPCLFGGDVKNHALADLGASINLMPYSFYEKLGLGDLQSTRMTLSLADKSVKYPRGVVENLLVKVDRFVFPADFVVLDMEADERVPLILGRPFLNTAKALIDVFLGTITLRAGEESVVFEVNNARGSSERVEAIASVEESEKNERDENKVVSEPSLEKVLKPKCGDPPDRRVEELEERMSRLEFKLEKLSKA; encoded by the coding sequence atggaggctccaggcaaggTGCAACATAGGCTagtcccagcaagtaccgcacacgcCAAGGAGTCGCCAGTAGAGAAGAGAATGGAGAAGTGGTCGAAGAATGCTCGACCACCACCAGTGATTGATATTTCCCGTCTCCCGTTTCCCGCTCGTGCTAGGCAGCAGTTATTTTCTAGGGAGTATGAGAAATTTCTTGAGATGTTCACCCAGCTGAAGGTGAACCTTCCGTTCATAGAGGCTTTGAGATCCATGCCTAAGTACGCTAAGTTCCTTAAGGATTTTCTCAAGCGTAAGGATAAGGTAGGTGAGAGTTCTAGTAATCCGTTGAGTGGAGAGGTGTCTGCTGTGATCCTAAATAAACTTCCTGAGAAACTTACCGATCCAGGCATTTTCACGATTCCTTGTTTGTTTGGTGGTGATGTTAAAAACCACGCGTTGGCGGACCTTGGTGCTAGTATTAATTTGATGCCTTATTCATTCTACGAAAAACTAGGCCTTGGTGATTTGCAATCGACTCGTATGACCCTCTCGTTAGCAGATAAGTCGGTTAAGTATCCTAGGGGGGTTGTAGAGAATTTGTTGGTAAAAGTTGATAGGTTTGTTTTTCCGGCTGATTTTGTAGTGTTAGATATGGAGGCCGATGAAAGAGTTCCGCTGATTTTAGGGCGCCCGTTCTTGAACACGGCTAAAGCGTTGATAGATGTTTTCTTAGGCACAATTACACTTAGAGCGGGTGAGGAGTCGGTGGTCTTTGAGGTGAATAATGCGAGAGGGTCGAGTGAGAGAGTTGAGGCGATAGCATCGGTAGAGGAGAGTGAGAAGAATGAGAGAGATGAGAATAAGGTGGTGAGTGAGCCGAGTCTAGAAAAGGTGTTAAAACCCAAGTGTGGGGATCCACCTGATAGGAGAGTCGAAGAGTTGGAAGAGAGAATGAGTAGGTTAGAATTTAAGTTAGAGAAACTAAGCAAGGCTTAG